The nucleotide sequence TGGAAAAAGACACATTGCTATTATATTGAAGTGCAATCTTTCTAAATGGAATGTAACTGTGTGAGGCCGTATAATGATAAGTAATACATCGCCAAGGCATATTTTCTAAAGTGAAACGTGGGCACAGTTATCAGAACAGGGTCACATGCCCACTAGATGTTTTTGTTGTTAAAGCTTGTTAGCTCCACTAGTTTCAAAGTCATCAATAAATGTATAGTACCTCCAACAGTGTAAGTATTTTAATGTCTCTTTATTGACTCTCTAGTTAGGACAGTGAATGGGCTATGCCCCGCCCTGCCCCGCCCCGCCCCCCTTGTACTCTCTGTTCTCTGGCACCAAGGCCACCGACAGGGGGGGCTGGGGAGGGGCTAGACATCTAGATCGTCTGGCCTTGGCCGACTGCTCATGCGACTGCTGGCTCGACTGCAGGGCCTGGGGTCCATCAGGGCCAACGGCTGCAGCTCGTGCCCTGGGGTCAGTTTCTTACTCTCCTGGGTGTCGTCAGGGAAGTCAAAGGCCTGTGCATGGGAGTTGGAGATGGTGCTGCCATTATGGCCTAGGCGGTTCTGCTCCGTGCTGTAGTTGGCCCAGTTTTGCTCGTTGGCTTGCTTGTTGTAGTTGCGAACAGAGTTGGTTCTCTCCCCAGTGGCCAGCTTGTACCCCGGGGGTGACATGGGTGACAAGGGGGCAGTGGGAGAGGAACAGCCATTATAGTAGGCATACTTAGTGGTGGACAGATCCTTGGGAGTGGGGCTTAATGTCCCAGTGCCAGGGTAGTGGACGGGCGGTTGTTTCCCCTTCACGCGGTCTTTGATCCTCTTGAACGTCACGTAGAAGAGCTCAATGACATTCAGAACcagggagaccagagagaccaccAGCATGAAGATGATGAAGACGGTTTTCTCAGTGGGTCGGGAGAGGAAACAGTCTACTCTGTGGGGGCAGGGGGACCTCTCACAGGTGTAGACAGCAGCCAAGCTGAAGCCGTAAATGTACCACTGTATGACCAGGAAGCCCACCTCAAAGATGGACTTAAAGAAAATGCTGACGATGTAGGTTCTCAAGAGGGCTCCCTTCATCTTAACCTTCCCATGCTCCTCCAGCCCATGCTTGAGCTTTTTTAACTCAATCTTCTTCAGAGGTACGTCCACATCGCCTCCGTCGTTCTGGATGGTTTTCAGCCCTTCCTCTTTGCGGTTAATCTTCTGCTCTATTCGCAACAGGTAGAACACATGGGCAAGGTAGAGAAGAGTCGGCGTCGAGACAAAGATAATCTGTAGCACCCAGAACCGTACATGTGATATAGGAAAGGATTTGTCGTAACACACATTCTCACAACCAGGTTGCTGGGTGTTGCACTTGAAGGCGGACTGCTCGTCCCCCCAGGCAGACTCCACAGCGGTTCCCAGCACCAGGATCCTGaagatgaagaggacagagagccACACCTTCCCTCCAGCCGTGGAGTAAGCCTGAACCTTGTCCAGTAGCCTCCCCAAAGCACTCCAGTCACCCATGATGGAGTTTTAGCTGCAATTAGACAGAAAATAATGAATATATTGTGTTCAAACATATTCCTATATACAGTAAACATGGTTATATAGCACTATATCTCAAGTTACATTTGTGAAtcggatcaaatcaaattgtgtttgtcacatacgccgaatacagtgaaatgcttacttacaagccctgaaccaatgatgcagttttaagaaaatacaacaacaacaacaaaaacgtttTAAAAAAAGTAAGAGGTAAGAAAAACAAATCATTAaaaagcagcagtaaataacaacagcggggctatatacagggggtaccggtacagagtcaatgtggaggctatatacagggggtgccggtacagagtcaatgtgtcaaatAAATCTCAATGCTTGAGGAAAATGTGTAACAACTAGGAGTCTTGCGATGGCTGTAGTGACGCACAGGACAAATCCAATTGCAGAAAAAAACCTGAACAAGACCAATGTCAACGACCACCTTTCACTATGCTTAATGAATCGTCAATCCAGAAAGCCAATTTAAAGGCTATTGTCTTCCTATTGGAAGTCATGAGAGGAGAATCCCGTTGTGTGGTCCTACCAGTGTTGATGGAACTTCTTAAAATACTGAGTAAGTGAACAGTGTAATCGTAGATGATAGGGCCCAGATTGGTGAAACACAAGCGCAGACATTTGTTTCCCCAAACATGCGCTGGGGACCTGTTTCTCAGCAAACCATCGTTTGTTAACAACTGTAATAAACATCGAAATAAGAGACGCCGACCAAATTAAAAGATGTCAAATAGCATATGTGTCAGCATTTGTCCATGTTAAATTGTGCCGTACTGTGTAATCTAAGGATTGCTATGCAAATTACCCCCCAGTCTCAAAGAAATGTATGGCAGTTTTAGACAGTTACTGTTCCGCACATAACACATGCAATTTACTAGTCAGCGGAGAAAATAACTACACGATCTTCATAATAGATGTGTCATTTTTATCCTCATTAACTATCATCCTCAGTAGATATCATTCCCAAAATCTGGTAGAAACTCTACCTGTGCAGCCTATGAAGGAAGTGGACAGTGTACGAAGGCACGATACTGTAGCTCTCTGCTCTCAGTGCAAGCCTAAGACTGGGGACCAACAGCTCTCCTGCTGGGGAGTGTCTGGAACACGCTCTCTCTGAGCCTCGGAGTCTAGAGCACAGGGCCCCAGTTCATTGTATGCATATTTAGTGACCTGCCTAGCTCGGCTACAAAGACCCGATTCTTAATGATACTAATGACACTGCACGTCAGATGGGAATCACGTTCGTAAACGTGAGTACCATCCGAATAGAGATTCTGAAAGATGTCAGTAAACAAATAAAGTCCCTGGAATGACTGCTGTTGAAGGGTGTACCAACATCATGGCTTCACTTAGCTAATACTGTACTGCATACTGTGCAGGATGCCTACAGTATAGTGGAAAATAACCAAGGACTGCTTCTTACTCAACAATGATGGTACcatgataaaaataaaaatgtaaaaaatgtttcactgagtcgtttATAGACCGATTTAATATCACAGTACCATTTGGAAACttgaataataataaaaaacaggTCCATGTAGATATTGCTGGTCTACAGTAAGAAACCCACTGATGCCATCATCTCCCTGAGATCTCTGATCTTGAATTTATGTTATTACGGCAATGTAACGAGAAGTTGGGCGAATAAAGAAATGTGTAAGGTTGTAAGCACATCAGTTCAACTTCAATATTCCCTTAGATTGGAACTGTGCTCTGGAGATGCAAGGAAGACCTTTACAGATCTGAGTTGTCCAACTTGATCACACTTCACGAGGATATTCTATAAGGCCAAGGGGAAAATAGCAATGAAGCATGTCAATATGCTTGGTTACGATGTAGCTGGTTTTAAAACAAATCAATCCCTAGTTTACAGTTTATAAGCTGTTCAGTTAAAGTCCTCTATAAagcttgtaaaaaaaatatatcattCCATGCTGCTTTGAGTAATTTGCCTCGGGTTACTCGTTTATCTTAAAAGCACTAAACAGACGAAATTGGTagaaaataaaacaacaaaagaaaCAGATGGATCATTTAAACTTTTCATTGTTAAAAACAGAAAAAATGAAATGTTTTATAAAGGATATATTATGGACCATACTATAGCAGATAGCCTATAGAAATACAATGCGTCTGAATTGGCACAGTGTGTCTGGATTCTGAGCGCAAATGAGTTTCTCCGCATAACTTCTGACagtgacaaaaatatatatagatacGAATTTTTACCTCTTCATGTCAATAATAGCAGTTGATATACCGCAAAGCTTACCTGGAAAGTTACTGAGAAGTCAGAAGAGAGCCCTTAGGGACTTTCTCCGCCACTTCTTGAAAACAGTCACCGCTATCTTGAAATCCAAGTTTGGGACCACGGAGAATCTGAGACTGACTTGTCAAACTTTCCTTGCTTATAACAGTCCACATacgggctgggggagagagaaaaaaaataaacGATGGAGAGAAAAGTTTGGAGTCAGTCACCTGACCCCTACGTCAAGACTTAGACATCCCTATGCTCGGTTTCTGTACTTTTCTTCTACTGAAATGTAATTGTGCAATAGAAAAATGAACCTTTTTTTAACAAAGATTAATAGCACCTTTTTCAGACCAGTATGAGTTTACCAAGATCAAGTGTACAGCCTATACTAAAGCGTTCTATATTAGGTCCTGTGGGCAAACCTGTAAACGAGTAGCCGAGTTGTGGAATAGGCTATGTTTTAATGGGTTAAAATCATTCATATTAATCGCATGTAGATCAAAACATGTTTGATAATCTTGTTTTTCATAATTTCTTaagccatgctatgttgttgtcctaggtctccctttacgtagtgttgtgttgtttctcttgcgttttgtcctatatttatatttaatgTATTTCTAATCCCAGCCCCCCATTCtggcaggaggccttttggtaggccttaattgaaaataataatttgttcttaacggacttgccttgttaaataaaggttcaataaaaatgaCGGACATGAAAGGTAACTTGTGTTGCGTGTGCTTATGTACAAAGATCTAGACCTATAGATAAGACTATAACATTATAGCCTATACTGCAGATCAGCAGTGCTGttcacgtggtccttctgtagctcagttggtagagcatggcgcttgtaacgccagggtagtgggttcgatccccgggaccacccatatgtagaatgtatgcacacatgactgtaagtcgctttggataaaagcgtctgctaaatggcatagaAGTTCATCTCAATCACCAAGTTTATGCTGCCATCTAGTGTATGCTCTGGGAAAGAGTGGCTGTGTGGTGTTTTACTCATTTCCGTTTAAACATTTGTCATCGCACTGTCAGCATAGAAATGAACTGTAATATGAACAAACACATACTCAATTCACTGGAATGTAACTTTACACTTTTTACATTTCTTGTAGGCCACTCATTACAGTATGCCACTTCACAGAGCAGAACGCCATCAAGTGAAATCTATTGGAAGCCTAACAGGTGTTTTTCTCTTCCCCCAACAGTTCAGCTTCGCTCTGGACTCTGTGTAGTAATGAGTGAGTGATCTTTATGTCCATCCATGTTACCGTGCCATGCTGATTCTGGATTGCAGAGGGTGGCTGTGTTCTCAGATGAGTTGATATGCAGTGGGCACTGTTTCTTGGCTCCACATTTTACTCTGGTGAAAATCAAATAAAACACCTTGACCACATTCAAAAGCAGAGACACACTGGCCACAACAAGCATGAATATTATGAAAATGGTCTTCTCTGTAGGACGGCACATGAAGCATTCAGCACCCAGTTTGGAACAGGGCTCTTGTTGACATTGGAAGAAGGATTTCATGACAAACCCGTATAAGTAGTACTGTCCCGCAATAAAAGTGAGCTCTAACACTATCTTAAAGAGCAATTGGGTCATGTAGCTACACAGCAGTATTCCCTTGATTTTGATTTTCCCCCTGTCATCTGTGTATTTGGGCTTCTTCAACGTGCCATTATCTTCTTGGCTGTGCAGAATGGCTCTCAGCTTGTTCTCCTGGCTGATGACATGCATGGCATGGCCCAGGTACAGAAGAGTTGGGGTGGAGATGAAGATGATCTGCATGACCCAGAAACGGATGTGTGATATGGGGAAGATCCAGTCGTAGCAGACATTTTCACAACCAGGTTCTTCGTTGTTGCAGTAGAAATCAGACTGTTCGTCGCGACCACACACTGTCGGCTCCAGCACCCAGAAGCAGGATTCTGAAGCTAAACGGGACACTTATCCATATCTTCCCAATCACTGTTGAGTGGGACTGCACCTTGTCCAGTAATTTAAAAGATATGACCAGTCCCCCATTGCGGCTTATTAGTATCTATGGAATAAGAAAAGGAGTAGTCTAATTACATTTTATTCAGGAATCCCTTCATAGAGAAATAGTGAAATCCTACTAAGATTATACTTCGACTTTGATAGTAGACTAGTGAGCTGTCAACCCGACTGGAGAAATACATTAGTTTCATAGGACTATTTTAAAATTAAGTTAAAATCATTTCTAATCAAAATCTATGATCGTTTACTGTATATTTCTATTGATATCTACATTTACATGAGATACTGTATTATCCTCAGTTTGTACAAAACGGATTTACTCACCAGTTTTGTTGCTCAGGTCAGAACTACATTTTCATCAACAAGCCGGAGGCGAGGAATAATGTTTGTGCCCATGGATTAGGATATTGAAAGGGTAGTCCACTCTTATAAACCTGATGGGTTTGATCAGCCTGACTCACAGTCACACTGCTTGCTTGTTGTCACactttgtcacgacttccgccgaagtcagtccctctccttgttcgggcgacgtcaccggtcttctagccatagccgatccacctttcattttccttgttttcccacacacctggtatTCATTCCCTCATTACATgtcgtgtatttaaccctctgttccccccatgtctgtgtgtgtaattgtttattgTCAGGTTGGCACTCTTCCAGCTGGTTTGCGCCGGGTTCTATTTTAAACCCGTGCTTTTGACAGCCTGTACTTTATACCTTGTTATTTTTGTACTCAGTGATGCCTCACCTGTTCTGAGGGCATTTGTTTTTGTGACCCGGTTGCGTTCTATTAATATATTGCCTCAGTAAAGTGCCTTGtccactcatctctgctctcctgcgcctgacttccaatgcaccagctacacccacacCTCGACACACTTTTACACCAATCAGACTTCACTTATGGATTTGACCCATGCAACAATGGACACCATGAAGAGTGGATGATGCTCCACCCTCACCTCATGTTAACTTCAGCACCAAGAAGATCTGAACATGTGAGATCCAAACACACTCTGTGGAGTCATTCAACCCTCTCTGACTGTGCTGTCTGCAGAAAGTTAATGATTCTTACCAGATGTTTTTGTCTTATCTAAATGTTTGTGTCAGTACTTGAAATGACTGGACACAGCTGAGATCCTCCATGAGCAAACACATCTGTTGATGTTAGGCATCTTTGAATAGTACAGTTGCCTACTCTCTACAGTAGGTAAGAACCAAATACCATGGATCGTGGTTGATAACATCCATGAATCCACCATGGCCTTTTGGATTTCCAGACATTTGATTACTTCACAGGTATGAGACATTGGGAATTGACTGACCAATGATGACTTATTTAGTTGAAAAGGCGGTTCAGAGGAAGAGCATGAGTTCCGCCTTCCTTGGTTTAAACATTTGTAAAGAGGAATGAAAGTCGTGCAGGGTGTCAGTGCGTATGGGGGTGGACGGTGTTGACATCATAATGATACAAACGGATGTCAAACTGTAAGCGGAGACAATCCAATTCATCTAGAGAGTTCAGTAGAAAATGACTGGTGTGAGGAGACAGTGCTCACCACTGAGGTGAGAAAGATGCTTTGGTttaactgttgtattcagcgggTACTGTATCCTTTAGTTTACGCGGCAGCAAAACATGTACATTTTTAATAACACAATTATTATCACGTTTCATGTTTAATTTTTAAATCTTCCCTTTGACCATTTAGCCAAACTTCAATCATGGAGGACTGGTCCTTTCTTGCCTCCCTGTTGATTGTGAAACCACATTGGTTATGACTTGTGGATGACGTGGCTAACCAACCAATTTGTTTAAAATGTTAATGTTCTAGCCACATAGCCAGGTGTTGTAACCCGAATGTGAACCCCAACCTAGCAAGGGGGCAGGAGCCAAACCATGCCAGCTCGGCCGAGGGCCACGTGTCAGTTGTGGAAAACCGACACGGTTTAAGATACAAACTGTTTGATTGATACAGGTTACACGGGGTGCATGATCACAGAGAGTTTCTTTAAAGAAACCTACACCTTGAAGCTGACGGTGTAGGTCTGCTGTCAGATTGTGGTTGGCTTGTGCTGAAGCAGAAAAGGGTCTAGACATCCCTTATGTAGTCAACCTAGAGTTGGATGTAGTGGTAATGGGTAAAACCCTTTCAAAACAAAAAtaattgtatttgaaatattttctccccaatttcgtgacaTCCCCAATTGGTAGATACAGTCTTGTCCCGCACGGATTCTGGAGAGgggaaggtcgagagccatgcgtcctccgaaacatgaccctgccaagccgcactgcttcttgacacactgctcacttaacccggaagccagctgcaccaacgtGTCGGGAAAAAACTGTATACaactggtgaccgtgtcagcatacatgtgcctggcccgccacaaggagttgctagagcgaaatgggacaaggacatcccaggcggccaacccctcccctaaaccggaagaagctgggccaattgtgctccgcattatgggtctcccggtcgcggccggctgcaacatcgaacccgggtctgtagtgacgcctcaacaCTGCAATACAATGCCTTAGACTGCTACTCATTTCGGGGGGCCGAAACAGGGAATTCTGTCATGCCTGCTCCCACCTGCTTGTGTATTTTTTTCCCGGATGCCTGCGACACGGGACTAGGGGCCCAGGTACACAATAGAGAggagcaaaaaataaaataacaaactaaataaataaaacatcaacaacatgaccaTACATATTTGTGTGTGTCACATTAAGCTACTGAGCTTGAGCGGGAGGTTTGTTGAGAGACAGCCTCATGTACAGGCCGGTGGGTTTATTTAAAGTGTGCATTCAGAGCCTCAGATCCTATCACGGTTTTAATTTATTCCCAGTATTTTTTGACATCTATTCCTGTATCATGGTATGACCCAGCAGCTTATTTTCATCATAGTCTTatatcctagtagcaccctcaAGTTCAACACTATGTGCCCTGTCTTTGTATCGCTCGTTCTATTTGTTAACAATTATGAATTATTGTGTAATTCAGAGTTTGAGTAGATTTACCCATGCAGCACGGCAGGTGTAAAAGATTAATCTGGAGTTCATTGTGCTTTAtgcaactagctctcacagtctcacgttaGAATTAAACGTTCGTCCATGTCTCTCAAatgttgtcacgacttctgccgaagtcgtcgcctctccttgttcgggcggtgctcggcgttcgacgtcaccggtcttctagccatcattgatccttttttcattttccattggtttaaatacacaacagagggttaaatacacaactgttttcaatcccattcattacctgttgtgtatttaaccctctgtttcccctcatgtctttgtcagtgtagtgtgattgttgtataggtgcgcgtcgggtcctcgtacccatgtttgtttgtttatgtacatttattgttatggagcatactccgtggactttattaaaagactccattttacactccatttgactctcctgcgcctgacttccctgccacctattacacctatgcatgacaaaTGTAAAATATTGAAGTTGTTGAAAATGTAACATTTCTAAATGTTTAattttaagtttaggcattaattccTAAAAGTTAGGCATTAAAgccgaatggttaaggtaagggttaaggtttgggataggcttaaaacaaaaatctcaaaaacaTCTTTCTATCGCTGGCTttcaacttgcaacctttggaatcagaggcagatgtgtACACCGATCCACCATCCCCAATGCCCTTGCAAATCCGAAatctacttgaaggtaacagctctcactgttgcccctagtggccagtttccACATCCTCTCCCGACTCTCAAGCAAACTTTCACTGAATAGTACAGACAGTAGATGACTCACTTGTATTGAAAATCTAACAGATGAGGTACTTATACTTGCGTCTTATAAAATTGAACCATAATTGActtgtaatatactgtacattccTGCAGATATACATATTGTGTGTAGTCTACAGCCTCATTGCACACACATTTGCTAGTCCATTATCACCATGAAGATTTTGTTGCACCTCTTGACCGAAGAAGACTATGCTATATTTACAGCTTATATTTTGGTCTGAGTCAATCAAATCAGTGATACAGTATACACATCATAGTCTAGTTTTGCTGCACAATTTACTTTTTTTTATATGCTGTGCCTACAGTATATTGACAGGAGAAAATATGATGTTATAAAACATCACACCAGTCACCTGTTTATcattatttaaatgttttcctcacctTATAACATAAAATAAACTCTAGGCAAAGctcacattttttacattttatttacaaccacataaaataaatacaaaaatcaaACTGACATATTTACAAATATTGAAAGTCACAaatattttctggattttgttttggTCAGCGTGGTTTCAATAACCCAAACAATGTATGATGAATCACATATTAAGATGATATTAACATGATCACAAAAAGCCAATTCGAGGACCATCTCACTGAGGAGCGACAAGACTGCTGAAAATTAGGTTGCATTGCATTTGATTTCCTTCTAGTGCTCACCATGAACAAATACAACATGTTGGCTTGGTTTACCAGAGGACAATAAATCAAGTTCAAAGTTTCAGTCCCGTTACACCTACTGCATCGTATTTACCCATACTTATAGAATCAAACCAAGCCTAACAATATTTTTTAGACACTGCATTATTTTAGGACTGAACAGTTTCAGTGTCATCCTTTCTCAGCCACTGAATAGCTGAGTGGTGATCAATGATTTCAGGCAGTACTGCCCCCATCCAGACAACTGTGCATTGCGATGGCTGGGACTTTTTGGGCTCGTCTTCTTGAGCCAGAGCCACACTTAGAGTATATCAAATAAAATATCTCCACCACATTCAGCAGCAGAGATACGCAAGCCACCACCAGCA is from Oncorhynchus gorbuscha isolate QuinsamMale2020 ecotype Even-year linkage group LG14, OgorEven_v1.0, whole genome shotgun sequence and encodes:
- the LOC123995063 gene encoding gap junction alpha-1 protein-like, whose protein sequence is MGDWSALGRLLDKVQAYSTAGGKVWLSVLFIFRILVLGTAVESAWGDEQSAFKCNTQQPGCENVCYDKSFPISHVRFWVLQIIFVSTPTLLYLAHVFYLLRIEQKINRKEEGLKTIQNDGGDVDVPLKKIELKKLKHGLEEHGKVKMKGALLRTYIVSIFFKSIFEVGFLVIQWYIYGFSLAAVYTCERSPCPHRVDCFLSRPTEKTVFIIFMLVVSLVSLVLNVIELFYVTFKRIKDRVKGKQPPVHYPGTGTLSPTPKDLSTTKYAYYNGCSSPTAPLSPMSPPGYKLATGERTNSVRNYNKQANEQNWANYSTEQNRLGHNGSTISNSHAQAFDFPDDTQESKKLTPGHELQPLALMDPRPCSRASSRMSSRPRPDDLDV